In Peptostreptococcaceae bacterium, the genomic window TATTCAAGATGTAGGAGGACCGACCGCCAATTTTAGAAAAGAGGCTTGTAAAAAAGCGAAAGAACATGGCTATTGCGATGACAGAAGTTGCCTTGCCCCTTCGCCGTGTCCCAACCTTTCTCCTGACCATAGCGATTATGTGGAGCTTTTGAGGGAACTCCGAGAATTGAAGGGTGTAAAAAAAGTTTTCATTAAATCAGGAGTCAGATATGACTATCTAATGTTGGATCCGAAGAATGTGTTTTTTGAAGAGTTGTGCAAGAATCATATAAGCGGACAATTGAAGGTTGCACCGGAACATGTTTCGAGAAATGTCTTGAAATGCTTGAATAAACCTTCTTTTGATAATTATAAACAATTTAGAGATGCATATTTTAAATACAACAGTTTAATAGATACGGAACAATATCTGGTTCCGTATTTCATATCAAGCCACCCGGGAAGCAGACTTGAGGATGCAGTTATGCTAGCGGAATATTTGCGTGATATTGGTAGACACCCGGAACAGGTTCAGGATTTTTATCCCACGCCGGGAACATTGTCAACGGTCATGTATTATACGGGATTAGACCCTAGAACAATGAAACCTGTATATGTGCCAAAGGGACGGGAAAAGGAACTGCAAAGAGCACTCTTGCAGTATTGGAATCCAAAATACAAGTCACTGGTGTATGAGGCTTTAAAAAAGGCAAATAGACTGGATCTTGTAGGCTATGAAGAAAAGACATTGATTAGGCCATTAAAAACAGAAAAGACATTTGGAGGTAAAAATGATAGAAAAGAAAAGACTGGATCGAATAAACCAGCTCGCAAGAAAACAAAAAGATGAGGGCTTAACAAAGGAAGAAAAAGAGGAACAGAGGGTGCTTAGGGAAGAATACTTGAAATCTTTCAGAAAACAATTTAGGAAACAGCTTGATTCCATAAAAATAGTTGATGAAAAGGAAGATAAGAATGGCCAAAACTAAAAAAGACAGGGGGCAATGCAGATGAAAAAAATCGATCATAGAAAGAGCAAAAGTGCGTGGAGCAGTTTAGAAATTGAAGATAAAAATGAAATGGAAAAGCTGATAGATGAATACAAAAGATTTATTTCAATAGGCAAGACGGAGAGGGAAACGGCTGACTATATTGAATCGGAAGCAAAAAGAGAAGGCTTCATAGATTTGTACGATGTGGACGAGAAAGACTTCAATCCTAATGGAAAATATTATGCTAAACACCGCGGTAAATCCATGGTAATGATTAACCTGGGTAAATGTGATTTAACCGATGGCGTAAACATTATAGGCGGTCATATAGATTCACCAAGGCTTGACCTGAAGCAAAATCCTATCTACGAAGATGGGGACATGGCTTTGCTAAAGACTCATTACTACGGAGGCATAAAAAAGTATCAATGGACATCACTGCCACTGGCCCTTCACGGGGTTGCATATAACTCCGATGGCAACAAAATTTCAATAAGCATAGGAGAAAAGCCTGAAGATCCCGTATTTACGATAAGCGATTTGCTGCCGCATCTTGCAAAGGATCAGAATGCAAAAAAAATGAGCGAAGCGGTAACCGGAGAGAGTTTGAATGTTATCATTGGGAACATGCCTTGCGAGGACGAGGAAGAAAAGAAACCGGTCAAGGCATATATCCTTAAAATGATTGAGGAAATGTACGGCATATCTGAAGAGGACTTTAAAGTAGCGGAATTGGAAGTTGTGCCTGCGGGCAAAGCAAGAGATTCCGGATTTGACCGCTCAATGGTGCTTGGATATGGGCAAGACGACCGCTCATGCTCCTTTGCCGCAA contains:
- a CDS encoding DUF896 domain-containing protein; this translates as MIEKKRLDRINQLARKQKDEGLTKEEKEEQRVLREEYLKSFRKQFRKQLDSIKIVDEKEDKNGQN
- a CDS encoding aminopeptidase, whose protein sequence is MQMKKIDHRKSKSAWSSLEIEDKNEMEKLIDEYKRFISIGKTERETADYIESEAKREGFIDLYDVDEKDFNPNGKYYAKHRGKSMVMINLGKCDLTDGVNIIGGHIDSPRLDLKQNPIYEDGDMALLKTHYYGGIKKYQWTSLPLALHGVAYNSDGNKISISIGEKPEDPVFTISDLLPHLAKDQNAKKMSEAVTGESLNVIIGNMPCEDEEEKKPVKAYILKMIEEMYGISEEDFKVAELEVVPAGKARDSGFDRSMVLGYGQDDRSCSFAAMKAIFSSETYERSAVAIFSDKEEIGSVGNTGMLSSFFENFMAEIIYRTKGQYNELMLRRLLSKSYVLSADVVNGFDPDYSDVSDKINSAYIGRGVSVSKYGGSRGKSNANDSNAEYMSKIRMLFDKENIVWQTAEVGKVDQGGGGTIAYILANKGAEVVDIGLPVISMHAPFELISKVDLYMAYRAYDIFFKEMS